A part of Lampris incognitus isolate fLamInc1 chromosome 21, fLamInc1.hap2, whole genome shotgun sequence genomic DNA contains:
- the sts gene encoding steryl-sulfatase — translation MKCAWPPPYLLLLCLEARSVFLLENSKPNFVLMMVDDLGIGDLGCYGNATLSTPHIDRLAQEGVRLTHHIAAAPLCTPSRAAFLTGRYPIRSGMVSKGRIGVFLFSASSGGLPSREISFAKIAKQQGYETALIGKWHLGLNCENSNDHCHHPSVHGFDHFYGLTVTNLRDCQPGHGTVFSELPPILFGTFCVAVLTVAFIHYAGVATVRRALVLGLVLLSATVAGLLMAFLTTFPNFNCLLMRDHEVVEQPYVSENLTQRMTHEAMDFIERNSERPFLLFLSFVQVHTAMFASAPFRGRSGHGIYGDAVQEVDWSVGQIMQTLDRLKLRENTLVYLTSDQGPHLEEISSRGEVHRGWSGIYKGGKSTNWEGGIRVPGILSWPGKLPASKWVDEPTSNMDLFPTVVRLTGATVPDDREIDGHDLMALLQGKAERSNHEFLFHYCNAYLNAVRWHPRNSSAVWKAFYFTPDFYPENETVCSHTQVCLCSAGYVTYHNPPLLFDLSRDPSETTPLTPATEPTFHAVLAAMGEAVERHRNSVEPVENQMSVGNLVWKPWLQPCCSSLAQLCRCLHDDH, via the exons ATGAAATGTGCGTGGCCCCCACCCTACTTACTTCTGTTGTGCTTAGAGGCACGCTCTGTCTTCCTTCTGGAAAACAGCAAGCCCAATTTTGTCCTGATGATGGTGGATGACCTGGGAATCGGGGACCTGGGCTGTTACGGCAACGCTACCTTGAG CACTCCCCATATCGACCGGCTGGCCCAGGAGGGCGTGAGGCTGACACACCACATTGCAGCGGCACCCCTCTGCACGCCCAGCAGGGCAGCCTTCCTCACTGGACGCTACCCTATACGATCAG GTATGGTTAGCAAAGGAAGAATTGGAGTCTTCTTATTCTCTGCATCCTCTGGCGGCCTCCCGAGCCGAGAGATTTCCTTCGCCAAGATTGCAAAACAACAAGGCTATGAGACGGCGCTGATAG GCAAATGGCACCTGGGTCTTAACTGTGAGAACAGCAACGATCACTGCCACCACCCCAGCGTCCATGGGTTTGACCACTTCTACGGACTCACGGTGACCAACTTGCGGGACTGCCAGCCGGGCCATGGCACGGTGTTCTCTGAACTCCCACCCATACTGTTTGGCACGTTTTGTGTGGCCGTGCTCACCGTGGCCTTCATCCATTACGCGGGTGTGGCGACGGTTCGGAGGGCGCTGGTCCTGGGCCTGGTGTTGCTGTCCGCCACGGTCGCGGGGCTCTTAATGGCCTTTCTCACAACGTTCCCTAACTTCAACTGTTTGCTTATGAGGGACCACGAGGTCGTGGAGCAGCCATATGTTAGCGAAAACCTGACACAAAGGATGACGCATGAAGCGATGGACTTCATAGAAAG GAACTCAGAGAGGCCATTCTTGCTCTTCTTGTCCTTCGTTCAGGTGCACACGGCCATGTTTGCGTCCGCTCCGTTTCGGGGGAGGAGTGGCCACGGTATCTATGGCGACGCCGTCCAAGAGGTGGATTGGAGTGTAG GTCAAATCATGCAGACGCTGGACAGACTGAAGCTGAGGGAAAACACACTGGTGTACCTGACCTCTGACCAGGGGCCTCATCTGGAGGAAATCTCATCCAGAGGCGAGGTCCACAGAGGCTGGAGCGGCATTTATAAAG GAGGGAAGTCCACAAATTGGGAAGGAGGCATACGGGTCCCAGGGATCCTCAGTTGGCCCGGGAAGCTGCCCGCTAGTAAGTGGGTAGATGAACCCACCAGCAACATGGACCTTTTCCCGACCGTTGTGCGTCTAACCGGAGCCACCGTCCCTGATGACAG AGAGATAGATGGACATGACCTCATGGCGCTGCTTCAGGGAAAGGCGGAGAGGTCAAACCACGAGTTTCTCTTCCACTACTGCAATGCCTACTTAAACGCTGTCCGGTGGCACCCCAGAAACA GCAGCGCTGTTTGGAAAGCCTTTTATTTCACGCCCGACTTCTACCCGGAGAACGAAACGGTTTGCTCCCATACGCAGGTCTGCCTTTGCTCGGCAGGCTATGTGACCTACCACAACCCTCCTTTGCTGTTCGACCTCTCCAGGGACCCGTCAGAGACCACACCCCTGACCCCCGCAACCGAGCCGACCTTCCACGCCGTCCTGGCAGCAATGGGAGAGGCCGTTGAGCGCCACCGAAACTCGGTGGAGCCCGTGGAGAACCAGATGTCCGTCGGGAACCTAGTCTGGAAGCCCTGGCTTCAGCCCTGCTGCTCCTCATTGGCCCAGCTCTGCAGATGTTTGCATGATGACCACTAA